The genomic DNA ttgaatgagGATTATGACAATAGGTAGATATATGGCATTCGTCGTTAATTTTGTTTCCGAATTGCGGCAAAGGAAATACGTAGCCAATCATGGATCCAGTCAAAGAAGGAAAGTCCACCAATCAGAGGTTCTCAATTTACCCCCGAACCATACCATACGAGACGAGATAGACCACCACACGTCCAAACCAAACGACGGTGTTTCTAGCTGCCGTACAAACGACGAGTCCCGGCTCCAAAAGGACAGAGACGGCTGcgtcaaattcaaattctctttttGGGAGGTTAATTGCATTAAAATAACGATCCAAAATATTCAAAGATGGGGAACGGAGGCTCCAGCAATATCCCCAAATAAGAATAAATCGAGTCCACAAGGCCAATTAATTTGTGTATGAACTCTTAATGGAAACGAAAGCGCATAATTCGCGAATCAATCTGCAGACTTATTTCCTTTTTGAAACTCACTTATTCAAATACGaatttttgatttttgatttttgatttttgattTTTGGTTGAATGGTAAATGGACggatttttcaattcaattgcTCTGACGGGTTCTTTAACGATTTGCCTTTGTTGGGAGGGTGACTGAATCCACCTAAAATTGGACAAGCGCTTCAATGGCTTTATTAATATTAGAAGATAGCCCCAGCCAGTTAAAGACCAAGACCCATCCATCCTATAACTGATTTCTCTTCCACATCTGGACAAAGTTTTATGGTTCAACTGCCCCGTCGTCATTTAACCcgctattatatatatgctgcTCCGTCGCTATCGCACCAAATTGATAGCATGTACAGATCGTATGAGCCCCTCCGGCAAATTACGCGAATTTCGCGGGGTGAACACGTGTATGTTCTAGGTCGAGAACtgtttttcttgatttctcaATGAGACGATCCATTAATTAGAGGACTTTGTCATGGTGGAATGGCCACGGAGTTAGATGCTAGTTAAGATTATGAAAAATGACGTACTTGATGTGCAATTATGCCTGTGATTTGAACGGGCGAAATACGAGATATTTCTAGCAAGGTTAAGTTCgttaaattaataatagatagatatatatatatatgtcacaCCGATGTTAATTTTGTTTCCTGCATAGTGCCAAATAAGTGTATGAGTTACGAAGtccaacccccccccccccccccccccccccccccccttttaTTCCCCAATATCATCAAATGATACAAGTCTTGGATACGCACTAGAACGCACTTGTTGACTATCCATCGTACCCTAAACCAGTGCCCACGAATAACCAATCCATTGCTGGCAGATAGGAAAGGCCATGATCTGAACTTGACGCTCTCCCCTTCCTGGGCGGAGGCCCCCCCTCAATGGGTTCTAAGTCAAGTCCTAGGAAGGGACACCTCAAAATATATCAAGATAATCTTTATGCCCAAAACCCCCATTCAATTAGTCATTTATTTGGCACCTCCCAAAATTTACCCTTATTTTTATGTGAAGGGTGATCTAGTAGGTAGGGTAGCTTTCGAAAGCAGCTCGACTGGTTGGAGAGGAGATCGAACAGCATAGCAGTTATATCCATTTTACTAACTTTTTAAGTAATTCCTTTTAGTTATCGCCTTGTGTGCCCGGAACCTGTCTTTTATCTCAAGGAGGGCGCTATATTTGGTTATTTACTAAAATCGTCAATTGGGGGGGAGAAGGATGGGTTGTTCCGCTTTCATAACTAAGCTGGCATAAAAGAAAGTCTGAAAAACAAACAATACTTCTCATGACGAAAAAGATATAGATGTTTTTTCAAAGACAGGTATCGTGTGTACTGATTTTCGAGAGAAGAGAGATGTTATTCCGTAAGTAACTCAGTGAGTGCACTTGTGTATGTGATGCAAGCGAACGTGTTCCTGTCCCGTGCTAGGAGGCCTGATCCTGTCCAGGGTCTGGCAGAGCTAAGGGGGCTTCAATCCAATTTCCTTATCCCCATCTTTACCCCAGGCTAACGGGGCCTTACAACTTCGGGGGATGGAACTGGACGATCCTATTTGGTCAAATACCTAGCGAAAAACTCCTATCTTCACTTTCGATAGAATGGACGAGCATCAGCGATTTCGAACATCATTCAAGACATTTCAACGACTATTGAGAGAATTcaaagttaaaaatatttaaataatatatatatatatatatatattatggttTGAAAAAGCTCTTGTGACACTTCTTTTCAACCCAAACTTCTCGCTCCCACCTGCCGGCCGATGGAAATAGACTGACTACCGAAGATATAGATCGAAGTTTAATTGGTCTACTAAAtcctaaataaaaatttctataGGACAGAAAAGAACACCCACAAAAGTttttataagataaaaaaaagatctgTTGAGCGCCATCGCCACTAAATGATGAACTTTGCCATTTTCGCCTGGCAAAAATGAAAGACCCCCTAACATAACTCGAATGGGGACTGACCACTGAGCTTCTGAGCTTCATGTTACTCCTTTCAAGACGAACGATCTAAGTAAGGAAGCAGTTCTAGGAAGAATCCAACCAATCTTGCTTGTGCAATGGAAAGAGGCACTGGTTTATCTCTCCATGGAATCAAATACAAGATTAGAGACTTCTTGGCTCACGAAATTAAACGGTGTACTCGATCTGTAGTTATGTCTAAGGTTTCCTTCAACCACACAACTACCATGACTTGAATGCGAACACATTCGACGACTTAATTGTAAATGGAAGCCGAAGGGTGTTTCTCTGGTCATCTAGCAAGTGCCAAATATCTTAAGGTTCCATCGAGATGATATTGATATCTTCGAAATTATCGACCTCGACAATTCAGCCGAGGCTTAGAATTGATCATGGACATTTAAAATTGTTTCGAGACCACCACAAGATGGCCAGTAGAAGTTTATTTTGAACAATGAAGTCAACCGACGGGGACACGTCCTTTGTCTTTCCATGAgttaatatattctttttttttcaacattGTGGTGTCTGACCTCTTGTTCAGAGCAATTAAGTTGAAAGTACCTATCATATAACTCGATATTTTCCTGATTTATCATCAATGAAGACTCAACGATCGTAAGAATGAGAGTAACGTGCCATTCTCAAGGAAATCCGTGTCAGGTATCAGATTGAACGCACTAAAGTTGTTTTACGCTCGCGTATCCTTGGGATGGGACCGAAACAATGGCTAGTGATATGATCAACATGGCAATATGAAGAGTTGTTCTTTGTGTGAAGCTAGCTCCACAAGTAATTTGGATGGGGTCTGATATAGACTGGGCTTACAAAATAGGCCGGGCTGAACCTATAAACATGAAAATTTGGGCTTTATGACCCGGCCCATTAAGAATAGAAGCTAAAATTAAGCCCACAACTGATTAGGCCAGCTAAGAGAAGAAAGCCATACATAGCCTTCTTCCGCATATGGCAAGACAATTAACTACATTTCCATATTAGTCTCTCTCTTCGTCCCCGGCCGGAGCTCCGCCGCTTCTCCGTCGTCCTCTTCCCTATTCCAGGCTTCGGCTACGTCAGGTTCTTGGTCCCACGGGGCAAGGCAATGCTCAGAAGGAATACGATCGAATCCTTTGTTACTGTTAACTTATTATGCTCGAGCCTGAATGAGAGATTTGCTTGGATTTGGCCCATATTTGAGATCCAGACCAACACCTCAAGAGCTCATCTTGGCCCAAAATGGAGATGGGCCGTAACCCGATTCAGCCCAATTGCATTGGCCCATCGAAGATAGAAAATTCTGCAGTTTCATTACTCCTTGTTTTTTGGATACATGGACTCCAAAAAGTGTTGATTAAAAAGATAAACATAAGACATGGATCATCTATCATCAATCAAGATGAACGCTTGGTTTTTTCGTCTAATTTTTAAACTCCAGATGCCCGTACTTGATAattctttcattttgattttgagtcaATGGGAGCATTACTAACATTGTACCAAGATGACAACCGATTCTCACctgctattattattattattattattattatttaacaaaagagggctatggtctaatacaataaaatagaaatcataatCATTAACAAAGAGGCATGGATAGTCCCGTAATGGGTATCGAACCTAATAATGAAAAGTGAGTATCAAATTTGAAACCTTTTCGTCACCCGACGAAAGAATGCGTTACTGtgctacaccctcttttgatCACTTGCTACATTTCAATGTAAGAGATCGATCACATtatgttcattttttttttttgtaaggtAATGAGGCCAAGCCCTAGCAAAAGTTGAAGAGAACGAAGACGGGGTATACAATCCTAGTGACCTCGCCTAATAACAAATTATCTAAGTCGTTAGGAACTGCAAATAAAACATGGACACCAAAGGAAGGAGAGACAGCTCACCTAGCTAGCCAATCTGCTCAAGAGTTTCCttcacgattttttttttaatgttcaAAAATTTTGTTAATTGGTCGCGCCAAATAAttctttcttaaaaaaaaaggaaagaaaagaaattaccCAATACATTTTCAAAGCATGGAATCCTTCTACTGAGTTGACAAAAAAGCAGAGGGGATAATGATAGAAATTTTATGAAGTATCGTCCACTTTTCGCACGCTGCTTTTGTCGTCGCCATTATCGACCGGTCTCAGCTCAGgacttcctcctcctccctctgtgtatttattttgaataaaaGTCAATGCTTCAGAGCTTAAAGTTCCAAATTTCCCAGCTTGAAGCTCTCGAAGGGATATATCCAACAGAGCAACATAAAACTACGATGACCAGAAGGAGAAGAACATGGGTGGGCCTCTTTGTGGTTCTGCTTTTAGTCCTCTTGTACTCGGCATGGAACTCCCTGAAGTTCAAGCTGATCTCCTGGCACAAGCTCGACCCCGCCTCGGCAGCCTATGAGTCCGTTATTATCGGGGCTGTGGTGGGGGCGGTCTCGATGGTGGCAGCCCTGGCGATCGCGGTGCCGGCCATCCTGGTGGGCGTGATCACGGTGGTGATCTTGCTGGCTTTCTCCGGGAAGCCGCTGGAGCACCTGGTGGTCGAAGCAGGGAAGGCGACGAAGGAGATCGCCGGGCACATGGGCGGTGCTCTGCTGAAGGAAGGGCAGACCGTGGCGGCCGTAGTTGCCGTGTTAGGGTACTTTGCCCTCGTCAAGAGGAGCTCTGACTATTGACTCGATCAGCCACTGATCAGCGATTGTCTCGACAGAGTATGGGACTTCCGGATGGATTCAGCATAGTAATAGGGCTTTTAATGTAGTCTAGGCTACATGAGTAGATAAGTTCAGTGTATAAACTTTAGTTAGTGATCTGCCGAGAGAAATTATCGTTCTTATACCGGCAAGTTTCTGCCGTCGCAGGGGCATAAGTTGTATATATTCACATACGTTCCACTACATTTTAATACGTTCTGCTATGATTGAGAGCGGTTCTTAAGGGGTATGTTTTTGCTGGTAATGAAGGAGGACCGGAACAGACCTGGGGACGCTTTTGCTGAATATTGGGCTTCATGGGCTGCACCACTCTGATTAacgaataaatatataaaatacaagACAAGGCAaagggaagaagagagaatcgACAAAAATATTGGGTGGGTGGGTGGCAAGTAGCTCACCCTTATAAGGAGGAGAACAGAAGTTCGAATATCGAGAAACGCATTTGTTGAGAGGGAGAATAACTTTTAATGCTCGATCTtttgactggattagtcagatCCCATGAAACTTCTTAATACTATGGtacatatagaaaaaaaaaaaaaagggaagaagagagagggggaggtCGCATTGCATTCGTATTGCATGTGTCGTGTGCTGAAAGGCTTACACAAACAAGGTCCACCACAGATGCTCGCACAGATGGATTTGGTCACCAAATCCAAGCACAGGTCACGTGGTCTCCCTTTCCCCAGAAGGAAAAGGACGACATCTTATTTTTAACTTAATCCtccaaatataataatatgcaCTGCACtgttattatatgtatatatatgtgactaTATATGAAGTTGATGCACTCATAAGATTGGTAGATAGGTCTCATATGATAGTTCTGAGAAATTCttgggtatatatatatttttctattcaaTTATCTAAATCGAGGTCATGTTAGTATGCGTGAACGTTTGCTCAACCCAGTTCTGAAATGAGCAACGATTTATTTAACGATCTCTCGATAAATCAATTATTTCGCAATATCGATCTAACTGAAAGGGACGAGATCCCTGAAAACGATGACATTCATCCACCCATCAATAGATCATGAAGGGTATCTCTGTGTCGGCTTACAAACGATGGCCCGAGTTTTGGTCGATACCCCCGAGAAGTTAATCAAAAgaaatatgtgtatatatatatatatatatatatttaaatggCAGAGCATCGCTTGTGAACTGAAATAGTAAATTAGCACGTAAGGACAAGATTTCCCCTAATTTCCTTTCGACTACCCCATACTTtcatcctcttttttttttacttaatttgtGAGTGACAGCCGACAGGGACATCGCGTCGCTGACCCTTAGATTTTGCCCAGACCTTAGATTAGGCCACTGGTGAGTCCGAATTCAACCTAATAATCTGATTAtctattattttcatttcccAAATGGCCATTTCATATAATTATCAGACCTAATGACATTAAATCAAGCTTTTGTCCACATATAGCACTGGTTGATATTATCAGCATCAAATAGATTGATAAAGTCCtaccgggaaaaaaaataaaaaaaaaaaagcttaatAATGGGCGCTAAATAGCTGTgaaggaacacaatgattTGACAGCAAAATCCACCTTGATGCTAAAgtcatttttccattttctgcGAGACCCCGACACGAATATTTTCAAAGTTTATTGAAAGAGAGGTTTCGTGTTTGTCCCGACCGCAAGATATTCTTTAATGAATTTCGAGAGTTGACAATCCATTTAGTTACTATTTGCCCCCCAAAATAAGGGAAAGAATTACAGTTTACTCCACACACTTCGCCAGTCCCCACTCAGTAAGGTACCAGCTGACCCTGTCTTATTACCTTCCTTCCTTCGGCTGATATCTGCACTGCAGCCTCGGCTGTCTTTCACCTCCTCCCCACTCAACTGGGCTCAGTACAATCATCAAGCTCtgttctttttcccttttgttgCATTCTACTTTAGTAACACTGCTACCTCAGCCGTTGTCCAGCAGTAGATATCTCCTCGGATGATGCCCTTTTTGTTCTGTTGAAGGTTCAGTCCATCTCATCCAAGGCTTCCTCAAATGGAGAGTGCAATGATTTCTTGGTAAAGGAGCCCAAAGGGAAGGGGAGTCAAGAAAGAATCTTCTGATTCGGAGGAAATTGAACAGCTTCCACCGTCACTAGCTGCCCCACTACTTCCTCAAGGATGCTTCAGCACCCTAAATCAAAGATGGTGGGGTGGAACAGCCTATTCTACCCAATCGTTGCCTTCGCTTCATGCTTGGTCTTCATCTACTTCTCATTTGGTGACTTTAGCATCAACTATAACACCCCAAGGCCTGAGCTTGATTTTGTCAGAGTAGTGGGGTCACAGTTTGTGGTGGAGGGCAGGCCTTTCTATGTGAATGGGTGGAACTCTTACTGGCTCATGGATCAAGTGGCTCGAGACCGGGGGACCGGCAAGGTCCGAGCTATGATGCGCGCCGGCTCGAAGATGGGCCTCACCGTGTGCCGAACTTGGGCATTCAATGATGGTGGATACTATGCTCTGCAGACATCCCCTGGTCGTTTTGATGAGAGAATCTTCCAGGTATGGACTAAGGGAATTAAATGACAGACTCTTCATTAACACAAGAACCGGGCATGTACTAAGATCTGGTTGGATCTGATAAAATGAATTTCAGTGTTTCAAGAATCGCCCTTGATTCCAAATACAAGATTTAGTTGCAGTTCACTTGATTCCcagcaattaattaatacttaAAGCTCTGATTTTTCCATCATATCCGAT from Punica granatum isolate Tunisia-2019 chromosome 2, ASM765513v2, whole genome shotgun sequence includes the following:
- the LOC116194017 gene encoding uncharacterized protein LOC116194017, translating into MTRRRRTWVGLFVVLLLVLLYSAWNSLKFKLISWHKLDPASAAYESVIIGAVVGAVSMVAALAIAVPAILVGVITVVILLAFSGKPLEHLVVEAGKATKEIAGHMGGALLKEGQTVAAVVAVLGYFALVKRSSDY